A genomic window from Panthera tigris isolate Pti1 chromosome B4, P.tigris_Pti1_mat1.1, whole genome shotgun sequence includes:
- the MASTL gene encoding serine/threonine-protein kinase greatwall isoform X3: MERTAGSEKESGGDAVTVECVNRIPVPRPPSIEEFTIVKPISRGAFGKVYLGQKGGKLYAVKVMEYLIGGDVKSLLHIYGYFDEEMAVKYISEVALALDYLHRHGIIHRDLKPDNMLISNEGHIKLTDFGLSKVTLNRDINMMDILTTPSMAKPRQDYSRTPGQVLSLISSLGFYTPVAEKNKDSANILSTHVSETSQLSQGLICPMSVDHKDTTPYCSKLLNSCLETVAANPGMPVKCLTSNLLQSRRRLATSSASSQSHTFASSVESECHSSPTWEKDCQESDDALGSTMMSWNIIEKPLCTKSTNAIETKGFNKKDLELALSPIHNSGTIPATGNSGVNPAKKCFSGEVSWEARELDINNINMATDKTQPAFHQSDPWAVDSGDMTEEHLGKRGFKRNFELVDSSPCQNIIQNKKNCIELKGSNEMSDGCMNQRTGLTTEVQDLKLSVRRGQQNDCANKENVVNSFIDKQQTPEKSPIPMIAKNLMCELDEDCDKNSKKDHLNSSFLCSDDERASKSICMDSDSSFPGISIMESSLERQSLDPDKSIKESSFEESNIEGLLTVSPSWQESTLPKSDENPAVQGSSQKMLAPSSEVLKTLTVSKRNAVAFRSFNSPINASSNSEPSKMSITSLDAMDISCVYSDSYPMAITPTQKGTSYMPYQHTPNQIKSGTPYRTPKSVRRGAAPVDDGRILGTPDYLAPELLLGRAHGPAVDWWALGVCLFEFLTGIPPFNDETPQQVFQNILKRDIPWPEGEEKLSDNAQNAVEILLTIDNTKRAGMKELKCHPLFSDVDWENLQHQTMPFIPQPDGETDTSYFEARNNAQHLTVSGFSL, from the exons ATGGAGCGCACTGCGGGGAGCGAGAAGGAGAGTGGAGGAGACGCAGTGACAGTGGAGTGCGTGAATAGGATCCCGGTGCCAAGACCTCCTTCCATTGAGGAATTCACCATAGTGAAACCTATTAGCCGCGGCGCCTTCGGGAAGGTGTATCTCGGGCAGAAAGGCGGCAAGTTGTATGCGGTGAAG GTAATGGAATATCTTATTGGTGGAGATGTCAAGTCTCTCTTACATATATATGGTTATTTTGATGAAGAGATGGCtgtcaaatatatttctgaaGTAGCCTTGGCTCTAGACTATCTTCACAGACATGGAATCATCCACAG GGATTTGAAACCAGACAATATGCTTATTTCTAATGAAGGTCATATTAAGCTAACAGATTTTGGCCTTTCCAAAGTTACTTTGAATAGAG ATATCAATATGATGGATATCCTTACAACACCATCAATGGCTAAACCTAGACAAGATTATTCAAGAACCCCAGGACAGGTGTTATCTCTCATCAGCTCTTTGGGATTT TACACACCAgttgcagaaaaaaacaaagactctgCAAATATTCTTTCAACCCATGTATCTGAAACATCACAGCTTTCTCAAGGACTAATTTGTCCTATGTCTGTAGATCACAAGGATACTACTCCTTATTGTAGCAAACTACTAAACTCAT GTCTTGAAACAGTTGCTGCCAATCCTGGGATGCCTGTGAAGTGCCTAACTTCCAATCTCCTGCAATCCAGGAGAAGGCTGGCTACGTCAAGTGCCAGCAGCCAGTCTCACACCTTTGCGTCCAGTGTGGAGTCTGAGTGCCACAGCAGTCCCACATGGGAAAAGGATTGCCAG gAAAGTGATGATGCACTGGGCTCTACAATGATGAGTTGGAATATAATAGAAAAGCCTTTGTGTACAAAATCTACCAATGCCATCGAGACCAAAGGTTTCAATAAAAAGGATCTTGAGTTAGCCCTTTCTCCCATTCATAACAGTGGTACCATCCCTGCGACTGGAAACTCTGGTGTAAACCCTGCTAAAAAATGCTTCTCTGGGGAAGTTTCTTGGGAAGCAAGAGAACTGGatataaataacattaacatGGCCACTGACAAAACACAGCCTGCTTTTCATCAGTCAGATCCATGGGCTGTGGATTCTGGTGATATGACTGAAGAGCACCTTGGGAAGAgaggttttaaaagaaattttgagtTAGTTGACTCTAGTCCTTGTCAGAATAttatacagaataaaaaaaattgtatagagCTTAAGGGGAGTAATGAAATGAGTGATGGTTGTATGAATCAAAGGACAGGCTTAACAACTGAAGTCCAAGACCTTAAGCTATCAGTACGTAGAGGTCAGCAAAATGACTGTGCTAATAAGGAGAACGTGGTCAATTCTTTCATTGATAAACAACAAACACCAGAAAAATCACCTATCCCAATGATAGCAAAAAACCTTATGTGTGAACTAGATGAAGATTGTGACAAGAATAGTAAGAAGGACCACTTAAATTCTAGTTTTCTATGTTCTGATGATGAGAGAGCTTCTAAAAGTATTTGTATGGACTCCGATTCATCTTTTCCAGGAATTTCTATAATGGAAAGTTCGTTAGAAAGGCAGTCCTTAGATCCAGATAAAAGCATCAAAGAATCCTCTTTTGAAGAATCAAACATTGAAGGTCTACTTACGGTATCACCCAGCTGGCAAGAAAGTACCTTGCCAAAAAGTGATGAGAATCCTGCTGTCCAAGGCAGTAGCCAAAAAATGTTAGCTCCATCTTCGGAAGTCTTGAAAACATTAACCGTATCTAAAAGAAATGCTGTAGCTTTTCGAAGTTTTAACAGTCCTATTAATGCATCCAGTAACTCAGAACCATCCAAAATGAGCATTACCTCTTTAGACGCAATGGATATTTCCTGTGTTTACAGTGATTCATATCCCATGGCTATAACCCCTACTCAAAAAGGAACATCCTATATGCCATATCAG CATACCCCAAATCAGATCAAATCAGGAACTCCATACCGAACTCCAAAGAGTGTGAGGCGAGGGGCAGCCCCAGTGGATGATGGACGAATTCTTGGAACCCCAGACTACCTTGCACCTGAGCTGTTACTGGGCAGGGCCCATG GTCCTGCAGTAGACTGGTGGGCACTTGGAGTTTGCTTGTTTGAATTTCTAACAGGAATTCCTCCTTTCAATGATGAAACACCACAACAAGTATTCCAGAATATTCTGAAAAGAG ATATCCCATGGCCTGAAGGTGAAGAAAAGTTATCTGATAATGCTCAAAATGCAGTAGAAATACTTCTAACTATTGATAATACAAAGAGAGCTGGAATGAAAG
- the MASTL gene encoding serine/threonine-protein kinase greatwall isoform X2, translating into MERTAGSEKESGGDAVTVECVNRIPVPRPPSIEEFTIVKPISRGAFGKVYLGQKGGKLYAVKVVKKADMINKNMTHQVQAERDALALSKSPFIVHLYYSLQSANNVYLVMEYLIGGDVKSLLHIYGYFDEEMAVKYISEVALALDYLHRHGIIHRDLKPDNMLISNEGHIKLTDFGLSKVTLNRDINMMDILTTPSMAKPRQDYSRTPGQVLSLISSLGFYTPVAEKNKDSANILSTHVSETSQLSQGLICPMSVDHKDTTPYCSKLLNSCLETVAANPGMPVKCLTSNLLQSRRRLATSSASSQSHTFASSVESECHSSPTWEKDCQESDDALGSTMMSWNIIEKPLCTKSTNAIETKGFNKKDLELALSPIHNSGTIPATGNSGVNPAKKCFSGEVSWEARELDINNINMATDKTQPAFHQSDPWAVDSGDMTEEHLGKRGFKRNFELVDSSPCQNIIQNKKNCIELKGSNEMSDGCMNQRTGLTTEVQDLKLSVRRGQQNDCANKENVVNSFIDKQQTPEKSPIPMIAKNLMCELDEDCDKNSKKDHLNSSFLCSDDERASKSICMDSDSSFPGISIMESSLERQSLDPDKSIKESSFEESNIEGLLTVSPSWQESTLPKSDENPAVQGSSQKMLAPSSEVLKTLTVSKRNAVAFRSFNSPINASSNSEPSKMSITSLDAMDISCVYSDSYPMAITPTQKGTSYMPYQHTPNQIKSGTPYRTPKSVRRGAAPVDDGRILGTPDYLAPELLLGRAHDIPWPEGEEKLSDNAQNAVEILLTIDNTKRAGMKELKCHPLFSDVDWENLQHQTMPFIPQPDGETDTSYFEARNNAQHLTVSGFSL; encoded by the exons ATGGAGCGCACTGCGGGGAGCGAGAAGGAGAGTGGAGGAGACGCAGTGACAGTGGAGTGCGTGAATAGGATCCCGGTGCCAAGACCTCCTTCCATTGAGGAATTCACCATAGTGAAACCTATTAGCCGCGGCGCCTTCGGGAAGGTGTATCTCGGGCAGAAAGGCGGCAAGTTGTATGCGGTGAAG GTTGTCAAAAAAGCAGACATGATCAACAAAAATATGACACATCAGGTGCAAGCCGAGAGGGACGCACTAGCACTAAGCAAAAGTCCTTTCATTGTCCATTTGTACTATTCACTACAGTCAGCAAATAATGTCTACTTG GTAATGGAATATCTTATTGGTGGAGATGTCAAGTCTCTCTTACATATATATGGTTATTTTGATGAAGAGATGGCtgtcaaatatatttctgaaGTAGCCTTGGCTCTAGACTATCTTCACAGACATGGAATCATCCACAG GGATTTGAAACCAGACAATATGCTTATTTCTAATGAAGGTCATATTAAGCTAACAGATTTTGGCCTTTCCAAAGTTACTTTGAATAGAG ATATCAATATGATGGATATCCTTACAACACCATCAATGGCTAAACCTAGACAAGATTATTCAAGAACCCCAGGACAGGTGTTATCTCTCATCAGCTCTTTGGGATTT TACACACCAgttgcagaaaaaaacaaagactctgCAAATATTCTTTCAACCCATGTATCTGAAACATCACAGCTTTCTCAAGGACTAATTTGTCCTATGTCTGTAGATCACAAGGATACTACTCCTTATTGTAGCAAACTACTAAACTCAT GTCTTGAAACAGTTGCTGCCAATCCTGGGATGCCTGTGAAGTGCCTAACTTCCAATCTCCTGCAATCCAGGAGAAGGCTGGCTACGTCAAGTGCCAGCAGCCAGTCTCACACCTTTGCGTCCAGTGTGGAGTCTGAGTGCCACAGCAGTCCCACATGGGAAAAGGATTGCCAG gAAAGTGATGATGCACTGGGCTCTACAATGATGAGTTGGAATATAATAGAAAAGCCTTTGTGTACAAAATCTACCAATGCCATCGAGACCAAAGGTTTCAATAAAAAGGATCTTGAGTTAGCCCTTTCTCCCATTCATAACAGTGGTACCATCCCTGCGACTGGAAACTCTGGTGTAAACCCTGCTAAAAAATGCTTCTCTGGGGAAGTTTCTTGGGAAGCAAGAGAACTGGatataaataacattaacatGGCCACTGACAAAACACAGCCTGCTTTTCATCAGTCAGATCCATGGGCTGTGGATTCTGGTGATATGACTGAAGAGCACCTTGGGAAGAgaggttttaaaagaaattttgagtTAGTTGACTCTAGTCCTTGTCAGAATAttatacagaataaaaaaaattgtatagagCTTAAGGGGAGTAATGAAATGAGTGATGGTTGTATGAATCAAAGGACAGGCTTAACAACTGAAGTCCAAGACCTTAAGCTATCAGTACGTAGAGGTCAGCAAAATGACTGTGCTAATAAGGAGAACGTGGTCAATTCTTTCATTGATAAACAACAAACACCAGAAAAATCACCTATCCCAATGATAGCAAAAAACCTTATGTGTGAACTAGATGAAGATTGTGACAAGAATAGTAAGAAGGACCACTTAAATTCTAGTTTTCTATGTTCTGATGATGAGAGAGCTTCTAAAAGTATTTGTATGGACTCCGATTCATCTTTTCCAGGAATTTCTATAATGGAAAGTTCGTTAGAAAGGCAGTCCTTAGATCCAGATAAAAGCATCAAAGAATCCTCTTTTGAAGAATCAAACATTGAAGGTCTACTTACGGTATCACCCAGCTGGCAAGAAAGTACCTTGCCAAAAAGTGATGAGAATCCTGCTGTCCAAGGCAGTAGCCAAAAAATGTTAGCTCCATCTTCGGAAGTCTTGAAAACATTAACCGTATCTAAAAGAAATGCTGTAGCTTTTCGAAGTTTTAACAGTCCTATTAATGCATCCAGTAACTCAGAACCATCCAAAATGAGCATTACCTCTTTAGACGCAATGGATATTTCCTGTGTTTACAGTGATTCATATCCCATGGCTATAACCCCTACTCAAAAAGGAACATCCTATATGCCATATCAG CATACCCCAAATCAGATCAAATCAGGAACTCCATACCGAACTCCAAAGAGTGTGAGGCGAGGGGCAGCCCCAGTGGATGATGGACGAATTCTTGGAACCCCAGACTACCTTGCACCTGAGCTGTTACTGGGCAGGGCCCATG ATATCCCATGGCCTGAAGGTGAAGAAAAGTTATCTGATAATGCTCAAAATGCAGTAGAAATACTTCTAACTATTGATAATACAAAGAGAGCTGGAATGAAAG
- the MASTL gene encoding serine/threonine-protein kinase greatwall isoform X1 codes for MERTAGSEKESGGDAVTVECVNRIPVPRPPSIEEFTIVKPISRGAFGKVYLGQKGGKLYAVKVVKKADMINKNMTHQVQAERDALALSKSPFIVHLYYSLQSANNVYLVMEYLIGGDVKSLLHIYGYFDEEMAVKYISEVALALDYLHRHGIIHRDLKPDNMLISNEGHIKLTDFGLSKVTLNRDINMMDILTTPSMAKPRQDYSRTPGQVLSLISSLGFYTPVAEKNKDSANILSTHVSETSQLSQGLICPMSVDHKDTTPYCSKLLNSCLETVAANPGMPVKCLTSNLLQSRRRLATSSASSQSHTFASSVESECHSSPTWEKDCQESDDALGSTMMSWNIIEKPLCTKSTNAIETKGFNKKDLELALSPIHNSGTIPATGNSGVNPAKKCFSGEVSWEARELDINNINMATDKTQPAFHQSDPWAVDSGDMTEEHLGKRGFKRNFELVDSSPCQNIIQNKKNCIELKGSNEMSDGCMNQRTGLTTEVQDLKLSVRRGQQNDCANKENVVNSFIDKQQTPEKSPIPMIAKNLMCELDEDCDKNSKKDHLNSSFLCSDDERASKSICMDSDSSFPGISIMESSLERQSLDPDKSIKESSFEESNIEGLLTVSPSWQESTLPKSDENPAVQGSSQKMLAPSSEVLKTLTVSKRNAVAFRSFNSPINASSNSEPSKMSITSLDAMDISCVYSDSYPMAITPTQKGTSYMPYQHTPNQIKSGTPYRTPKSVRRGAAPVDDGRILGTPDYLAPELLLGRAHGPAVDWWALGVCLFEFLTGIPPFNDETPQQVFQNILKRDIPWPEGEEKLSDNAQNAVEILLTIDNTKRAGMKELKCHPLFSDVDWENLQHQTMPFIPQPDGETDTSYFEARNNAQHLTVSGFSL; via the exons ATGGAGCGCACTGCGGGGAGCGAGAAGGAGAGTGGAGGAGACGCAGTGACAGTGGAGTGCGTGAATAGGATCCCGGTGCCAAGACCTCCTTCCATTGAGGAATTCACCATAGTGAAACCTATTAGCCGCGGCGCCTTCGGGAAGGTGTATCTCGGGCAGAAAGGCGGCAAGTTGTATGCGGTGAAG GTTGTCAAAAAAGCAGACATGATCAACAAAAATATGACACATCAGGTGCAAGCCGAGAGGGACGCACTAGCACTAAGCAAAAGTCCTTTCATTGTCCATTTGTACTATTCACTACAGTCAGCAAATAATGTCTACTTG GTAATGGAATATCTTATTGGTGGAGATGTCAAGTCTCTCTTACATATATATGGTTATTTTGATGAAGAGATGGCtgtcaaatatatttctgaaGTAGCCTTGGCTCTAGACTATCTTCACAGACATGGAATCATCCACAG GGATTTGAAACCAGACAATATGCTTATTTCTAATGAAGGTCATATTAAGCTAACAGATTTTGGCCTTTCCAAAGTTACTTTGAATAGAG ATATCAATATGATGGATATCCTTACAACACCATCAATGGCTAAACCTAGACAAGATTATTCAAGAACCCCAGGACAGGTGTTATCTCTCATCAGCTCTTTGGGATTT TACACACCAgttgcagaaaaaaacaaagactctgCAAATATTCTTTCAACCCATGTATCTGAAACATCACAGCTTTCTCAAGGACTAATTTGTCCTATGTCTGTAGATCACAAGGATACTACTCCTTATTGTAGCAAACTACTAAACTCAT GTCTTGAAACAGTTGCTGCCAATCCTGGGATGCCTGTGAAGTGCCTAACTTCCAATCTCCTGCAATCCAGGAGAAGGCTGGCTACGTCAAGTGCCAGCAGCCAGTCTCACACCTTTGCGTCCAGTGTGGAGTCTGAGTGCCACAGCAGTCCCACATGGGAAAAGGATTGCCAG gAAAGTGATGATGCACTGGGCTCTACAATGATGAGTTGGAATATAATAGAAAAGCCTTTGTGTACAAAATCTACCAATGCCATCGAGACCAAAGGTTTCAATAAAAAGGATCTTGAGTTAGCCCTTTCTCCCATTCATAACAGTGGTACCATCCCTGCGACTGGAAACTCTGGTGTAAACCCTGCTAAAAAATGCTTCTCTGGGGAAGTTTCTTGGGAAGCAAGAGAACTGGatataaataacattaacatGGCCACTGACAAAACACAGCCTGCTTTTCATCAGTCAGATCCATGGGCTGTGGATTCTGGTGATATGACTGAAGAGCACCTTGGGAAGAgaggttttaaaagaaattttgagtTAGTTGACTCTAGTCCTTGTCAGAATAttatacagaataaaaaaaattgtatagagCTTAAGGGGAGTAATGAAATGAGTGATGGTTGTATGAATCAAAGGACAGGCTTAACAACTGAAGTCCAAGACCTTAAGCTATCAGTACGTAGAGGTCAGCAAAATGACTGTGCTAATAAGGAGAACGTGGTCAATTCTTTCATTGATAAACAACAAACACCAGAAAAATCACCTATCCCAATGATAGCAAAAAACCTTATGTGTGAACTAGATGAAGATTGTGACAAGAATAGTAAGAAGGACCACTTAAATTCTAGTTTTCTATGTTCTGATGATGAGAGAGCTTCTAAAAGTATTTGTATGGACTCCGATTCATCTTTTCCAGGAATTTCTATAATGGAAAGTTCGTTAGAAAGGCAGTCCTTAGATCCAGATAAAAGCATCAAAGAATCCTCTTTTGAAGAATCAAACATTGAAGGTCTACTTACGGTATCACCCAGCTGGCAAGAAAGTACCTTGCCAAAAAGTGATGAGAATCCTGCTGTCCAAGGCAGTAGCCAAAAAATGTTAGCTCCATCTTCGGAAGTCTTGAAAACATTAACCGTATCTAAAAGAAATGCTGTAGCTTTTCGAAGTTTTAACAGTCCTATTAATGCATCCAGTAACTCAGAACCATCCAAAATGAGCATTACCTCTTTAGACGCAATGGATATTTCCTGTGTTTACAGTGATTCATATCCCATGGCTATAACCCCTACTCAAAAAGGAACATCCTATATGCCATATCAG CATACCCCAAATCAGATCAAATCAGGAACTCCATACCGAACTCCAAAGAGTGTGAGGCGAGGGGCAGCCCCAGTGGATGATGGACGAATTCTTGGAACCCCAGACTACCTTGCACCTGAGCTGTTACTGGGCAGGGCCCATG GTCCTGCAGTAGACTGGTGGGCACTTGGAGTTTGCTTGTTTGAATTTCTAACAGGAATTCCTCCTTTCAATGATGAAACACCACAACAAGTATTCCAGAATATTCTGAAAAGAG ATATCCCATGGCCTGAAGGTGAAGAAAAGTTATCTGATAATGCTCAAAATGCAGTAGAAATACTTCTAACTATTGATAATACAAAGAGAGCTGGAATGAAAG